In the genome of Perca fluviatilis chromosome 4, GENO_Pfluv_1.0, whole genome shotgun sequence, one region contains:
- the LOC120557804 gene encoding CMRF35-like molecule 8 — protein sequence MFFCKEKGSICEDILSTKSSLKSNGSFTLTETSSSFNMSISNVSSQHAGVYWCGVETDKGRNRAALRKIHLEVKVPPTTLSPSTISTSPHPVPTSASSTQSTTASAHSDGSSSLPVTISVVVCVAVLLVLLILVLVWKRFQRSKDTRNREQNNQDGVYEEIQERPQKPDSGTALSTIYVTANAPTNPSASQHYSTVNFPNSSGEASGDTYYTVWDGGHSPAHSAVNHPSRLPEDPFYSTVNNPQQH from the exons ATGTTTTTCTGCAAAGAGAAGGGTTCAATCTGTGAGGATATTTTATCAACAAAATCTTCTCTGAAGTCAAACGGGTCCTTCACTCTCACAGAGACCAGCAGTAGCTTCAACATGTCCATCAGTAATGTGTCCTCACAGCATGCTGGTGTCTACTGGTGTGGAGTGGAAACAGATAAAGGACGTAACAGAGCTGCACTCAGAAAAATACATCTGGAGGTTAAAG TGCCTCCAACAACACTGAGCCCCTCTACTATCTCAACATCACCTCATCCAGTTCCTACATCTGCTTCTTCCACCCAGTCGACCACTGCATCTGCCCACAGCGATG GGTCCTCCTCGTTACCTGTAACCATATCTGTGGTCGTCTGTGTGGCTGTGCTGCTGGTGCTGCTCATTTTGGTTCTCGTCTGGAAAC GATTTCAGCGTTCAAAAGACACAAGAAATAGAGAACAGAACAATCAG GATGGTGTCTATGAGGAGATACAGGAGCGCCCCCAGAAGCCAGACTCAGGAACTGCACTCAGCACTATTTATGTCACAGCCAACGCTCCCACAAACCCCTCTGCCTCGCAGCATTACTCCACGGTCAACTTTCCCAACAGCTCTGGAGAAGCTAGTGGTGACACATATTATACTGTGTGGGACGGCGGCCATAGTCCCGCCCACTCTGCTGTCAATCATCCATCCAGACTTCCTGAAGACCCTTTCTATTCTACTGTCAACAACCCACAGCAGCACTGA